In Paenibacillus sp. J23TS9, a single genomic region encodes these proteins:
- a CDS encoding 2Fe-2S iron-sulfur cluster-binding protein, which produces MPTILVEGKGPIEIEEGKKLVLALEDNGVDILHRCGGNARCTTCRVEILEGDAGPMGEAEAEILEKKGFTEPNVRLSCQIRVHMDLSVKPIMTVSETGMDAGKRPEE; this is translated from the coding sequence ATGCCAACTATTCTTGTTGAGGGAAAAGGACCGATTGAAATTGAAGAAGGAAAGAAACTGGTGTTAGCTTTGGAGGATAACGGGGTAGATATCCTACATCGCTGCGGAGGGAATGCAAGATGTACAACCTGCCGCGTGGAAATTCTCGAAGGTGATGCCGGACCTATGGGCGAAGCAGAAGCGGAGATACTGGAGAAGAAAGGATTTACGGAGCCAAACGTTCGTTTATCCTGTCAGATTCGCGTACATATGGATCTATCGGTAAAGCCGATCATGACCGTGTCCGAGACAGGTATGGATGCGGGAAAGAGACCCGAAGAATAA
- a CDS encoding lytic polysaccharide monooxygenase: MTTLRLPNHRLMKWFIAGAMLLFMAALMLLIADRASAHGYVQSPGSRAYLCKTGVNSNCGSIVYEPQSLEAPKGFPAAGPADGKIASANGAFPTMDEQTSTRWSKVNMSPGTNTFTWNLTARHSTTSWKYYITKQNWNPNTALTRDSFDLTPFCSVNYTGQPPATYSDTCTVPSRTGYQVILAVWEIADTANAFYNVIDVDFGGGGGNPSDTTAPTAPTGLVASNVSSTGASLSWGASTDNVGVTGYKVYNGSTLVTTTGGSTLSYNVTGLTANTSYTFTVKAVDAAGNTSSASNAVTFVTTSLPPTDTTAPSAPAGLQVSGTPTSSSISLSWSAATDNVGVTGYRVYKGSALAGTVSGTTLSYTASGLTANTSFTFTVRAIDAAGNESANSNAVTATTASAPAAAPWAPNVAYTTGTLVSYNGATYECRQPHTSLVGWEPSNVPALWLLK, from the coding sequence ATGACTACACTTCGTTTACCAAATCACAGGCTTATGAAATGGTTTATTGCCGGTGCTATGCTTTTATTTATGGCAGCCTTAATGCTTCTTATTGCCGACCGAGCATCTGCTCACGGCTATGTTCAATCACCAGGCAGCCGCGCTTATCTATGTAAAACGGGCGTTAATTCCAACTGCGGATCCATCGTGTATGAGCCGCAGAGTCTTGAAGCTCCAAAAGGCTTCCCGGCGGCTGGACCTGCTGATGGTAAAATCGCCAGCGCGAACGGTGCTTTCCCAACAATGGACGAGCAGACTTCCACCCGCTGGTCGAAAGTGAACATGTCTCCGGGTACGAACACCTTCACTTGGAATTTGACAGCCAGACATTCCACTACAAGCTGGAAGTATTACATTACCAAGCAAAACTGGAACCCGAATACCGCACTCACCCGTGATTCTTTTGACCTTACTCCATTTTGTTCGGTGAATTATACGGGCCAGCCGCCAGCAACCTACTCTGATACTTGCACTGTTCCTAGCAGAACTGGCTATCAAGTAATCCTCGCTGTTTGGGAGATTGCCGATACAGCCAACGCTTTCTATAATGTGATTGACGTTGACTTTGGCGGAGGCGGGGGTAATCCTTCGGATACTACCGCTCCAACGGCACCGACCGGTCTGGTAGCTTCTAACGTTTCGAGCACTGGCGCCTCTCTCTCCTGGGGAGCATCAACCGATAATGTTGGTGTTACGGGATATAAAGTTTACAATGGCTCAACGTTAGTAACGACAACTGGCGGTTCCACGCTCAGTTATAATGTAACGGGTCTCACTGCCAATACTTCCTACACATTCACCGTGAAGGCAGTTGACGCAGCAGGTAATACTTCATCTGCAAGCAATGCGGTAACATTCGTTACGACCTCTCTTCCTCCAACCGATACGACGGCACCTTCCGCCCCGGCGGGTCTTCAAGTAAGCGGTACGCCTACCTCCTCCTCGATCTCCTTATCCTGGAGTGCGGCTACAGATAATGTAGGTGTTACAGGCTACCGAGTGTACAAAGGATCTGCACTTGCCGGAACCGTATCTGGAACCACGCTCAGCTATACGGCTTCCGGTTTGACAGCAAACACATCCTTTACGTTTACGGTCCGCGCCATTGATGCAGCGGGCAATGAATCCGCAAACAGCAACGCAGTAACGGCGACTACCGCATCAGCTCCGGCAGCCGCTCCTTGGGCACCAAATGTTGCTTACACAACAGGTACCCTCGTCTCTTATAATGGTGCAACTTATGAATGCCGCCAGCCGCATACGTCCCTCGTTGGTTGGGAGCCATCGAACGTACCTGCACTTTGGCTGCTGAAATAA
- a CDS encoding glycoside hydrolase family 3 C-terminal domain-containing protein has protein sequence MTEPRNLKKLIAEMTLEEKAELCGGADFWHTKGVERLGIPAIRVADGPHGLRVQKQADDHLGIYMSEPSTCFPTAAGTASSWNVELLREMGAALGEECQAAEVGILLGPGVNIKRSPLCGRNFEYYSEDPYLSSRLAAAFIEVVQSQGVGTSLKHFAVNNQEHRRMTVNAVLDERTLREIYLASFEGAVKQAKPWTVMCSYNKVNGEYASENKYLLTDILKEEWGHEGFVVSDWGATNERVKGLAAGLELEMPFDAGSARIMESVQKGELSEEVLDQSLERLLAVVFKAYDSKKADAMYDRDAHHQLARKVAHESMVLLKNEDHILPLPKKGKIAVVGELAVSPRFQGGGSSHVNPNKIDDILSELAKAAGEAEIIFSQGYKLAEDAVDPPMSLEAVEAAQKADSVLIFAGLPERYESEGYDRTHLSIPANQLSLIQEIAAVQPNVVVVLSNGSPVELPWLDQAKGVLECYLGGQALGSAAADLIFGDVNPSGKLAESFPKKLEHNPSHPYFPGEGDSVEYREGLFVGYRYYDSKAIEPLFPFGHGLSYTSFEYSNLTVDRYDMLDTDTLTVRLMVCNTGSRAGKEVVQLYVRDVQSQVIRPVQELKGFAKVELQPGEQKMVSFTLGKRAFAYYNTELRDWHVETGEFQIIAARSSRDAGKSLTVHVTSTTTIKKTFTRNSTIGDILADPVARAIVEPLLKQNAGVQEDDSDAAHVSMAMMMDAPVRVVVAFSQGAVSEEMVEALLNRINEQNQSS, from the coding sequence ATGACTGAACCCAGAAACTTAAAGAAATTGATTGCAGAAATGACACTCGAAGAGAAAGCAGAACTCTGCGGCGGCGCTGATTTTTGGCATACGAAAGGCGTAGAGCGCTTGGGAATTCCAGCAATCCGGGTGGCCGATGGTCCTCATGGACTGCGTGTACAGAAACAGGCGGATGATCATCTCGGCATATACATGAGTGAGCCCTCAACCTGTTTTCCAACGGCTGCTGGCACAGCTAGCTCCTGGAATGTCGAACTTCTTCGGGAAATGGGTGCTGCTTTGGGTGAAGAGTGCCAGGCAGCAGAGGTAGGCATATTGCTTGGTCCAGGAGTCAATATCAAACGTTCACCCCTATGCGGAAGGAATTTCGAATACTACTCTGAGGATCCGTATCTCTCATCCCGCTTGGCTGCTGCCTTCATTGAAGTTGTGCAGAGCCAGGGGGTTGGTACATCACTGAAGCATTTTGCTGTAAATAACCAGGAGCACCGGCGGATGACAGTTAATGCCGTATTAGACGAGCGGACGCTGCGCGAAATCTATTTGGCCAGCTTTGAAGGCGCTGTTAAACAAGCCAAGCCTTGGACCGTTATGTGTTCCTATAACAAAGTTAACGGGGAATATGCCTCTGAGAATAAGTATCTTCTCACAGATATCCTAAAAGAGGAGTGGGGGCACGAAGGTTTCGTCGTATCCGACTGGGGTGCAACAAATGAGCGGGTTAAGGGTCTTGCTGCAGGTCTTGAACTCGAAATGCCTTTTGACGCGGGTTCGGCGAGGATCATGGAAAGTGTGCAGAAGGGAGAATTATCCGAGGAAGTGCTCGACCAATCACTTGAACGCTTGTTAGCTGTTGTGTTCAAGGCTTACGACAGCAAGAAGGCGGATGCCATGTATGATAGAGATGCACATCATCAGCTGGCAAGAAAGGTAGCTCATGAAAGCATGGTATTACTTAAAAATGAGGATCACATCCTGCCTCTTCCTAAAAAAGGGAAAATTGCTGTCGTAGGTGAACTTGCTGTTTCGCCCAGATTTCAGGGTGGAGGCAGCTCCCATGTCAATCCGAATAAAATAGACGATATATTGAGTGAGCTGGCCAAGGCAGCGGGAGAAGCGGAAATCATTTTCTCGCAGGGCTATAAGCTGGCAGAAGATGCGGTGGATCCTCCAATGTCCCTGGAAGCCGTGGAGGCAGCTCAAAAAGCCGATTCGGTACTCATATTTGCAGGTTTGCCCGAACGCTATGAGTCAGAAGGGTATGACCGGACACATCTTTCCATCCCTGCTAACCAGTTGTCTCTGATTCAGGAAATTGCCGCGGTCCAGCCTAATGTGGTAGTGGTTCTGAGCAATGGCTCGCCGGTTGAGTTGCCTTGGTTGGATCAGGCTAAGGGCGTACTGGAATGCTATCTCGGCGGTCAGGCACTTGGCAGTGCGGCGGCAGACTTGATTTTTGGCGACGTAAACCCGAGCGGGAAGCTTGCGGAATCTTTTCCGAAAAAGCTCGAGCATAATCCGTCTCATCCATACTTTCCTGGAGAAGGCGATAGTGTTGAATACCGGGAGGGCCTTTTTGTCGGCTACCGCTATTATGATTCGAAAGCCATTGAGCCGCTTTTCCCATTTGGGCATGGTCTCAGCTATACAAGCTTTGAATATTCGAATCTGACGGTTGACCGATATGACATGCTGGATACGGATACACTTACAGTCCGACTGATGGTATGCAATACAGGCAGCCGGGCCGGAAAGGAAGTCGTCCAGCTGTATGTTCGGGACGTACAGAGCCAAGTGATTCGTCCGGTACAAGAGTTGAAAGGATTCGCCAAAGTCGAACTGCAGCCAGGGGAGCAAAAAATGGTATCCTTCACGCTGGGTAAACGCGCCTTTGCTTACTACAATACAGAATTAAGAGATTGGCATGTGGAGACAGGTGAATTTCAGATTATCGCTGCCAGATCTTCCAGAGATGCAGGGAAATCGTTGACCGTACATGTCACTTCCACCACAACAATAAAAAAGACATTTACTCGGAATTCGACGATTGGAGATATCCTGGCAGACCCGGTAGCCAGAGCGATTGTTGAGCCGTTATTGAAGCAAAATGCGGGCGTTCAAGAGGATGACAGTGATGCGGCACATGTTTCAATGGCCATGATGATGGACGCACCGGTGCGAGTGGTAGTAGCATTCAGTCAAGGTGCAGTATCCGAGGAAATGGTTGAAGCTCTTCTGAACCGGATTAATGAGCAAAACCAAAGCAGTTAA